One Streptomyces sp. SAI-135 DNA segment encodes these proteins:
- a CDS encoding carbohydrate ABC transporter permease yields the protein MTTQAERLPETAPADGAKARQSLGSRLVERVSGGLISVFLVVVGLFWLVPTIGLLISSLRTPQDLTASGWWKVFTKPAQLTFDSYDKLLQNDDITHSIVNTVLITVPATILVIVIGALAGYAFAWMEFPGRDWWFMAVVGLLVVPVQVALIPIAELFGKIGLFGNIMGVILFHVGFGLPFAVFLLRNFFAEIPRELLEAARLDGAGELRLFVRVVMPLGGPAIASLGIFQFLWVWNDMLIALVFTDADSQPITVALQTQMRAFADNVDVLAPGAFISMVIPLIVFFAFQRQFVSGVMAGAVK from the coding sequence ATGACCACACAGGCCGAAAGGCTCCCCGAGACGGCACCGGCGGACGGGGCGAAGGCGAGGCAGTCGCTCGGCTCACGGCTCGTCGAGCGCGTCAGCGGCGGTCTGATCAGCGTCTTCCTCGTGGTCGTCGGCCTGTTCTGGCTGGTGCCCACGATCGGGCTGCTGATCTCCTCGCTGCGCACCCCGCAGGACCTCACCGCGAGCGGCTGGTGGAAGGTCTTCACCAAGCCCGCCCAGCTCACCTTCGACAGCTACGACAAGCTGCTGCAGAACGACGACATCACCCACTCCATCGTCAACACCGTGCTGATCACGGTCCCGGCGACGATCCTGGTGATCGTCATCGGCGCGCTCGCGGGGTACGCGTTCGCGTGGATGGAGTTCCCGGGCCGCGACTGGTGGTTCATGGCCGTGGTCGGACTGCTGGTGGTGCCGGTGCAGGTGGCGCTCATCCCGATCGCCGAACTCTTCGGCAAGATCGGCCTGTTCGGCAACATCATGGGAGTGATCCTCTTCCATGTGGGCTTCGGCCTGCCGTTCGCGGTGTTCCTGCTGCGCAACTTCTTCGCGGAGATCCCCCGTGAACTCCTGGAGGCGGCACGGCTCGACGGCGCGGGTGAACTGCGCCTGTTCGTACGGGTGGTGATGCCGCTCGGCGGGCCCGCGATCGCGAGCCTGGGCATCTTCCAGTTCCTGTGGGTGTGGAACGACATGCTGATCGCGCTGGTGTTCACGGACGCCGACAGCCAGCCGATCACGGTCGCCCTGCAGACCCAGATGCGCGCCTTCGCCGACAACGTCGACGTCCTGGCGCCGGGCGCCTTCATCTCGATGGTGATTCCGCTGATCGTGTTCTTCGCGTTCCAGCGGCAGTTCGTGTCCGGCGTGATGGCGGGCGCGGTCAAGTAG